In one window of Miscanthus floridulus cultivar M001 chromosome 12, ASM1932011v1, whole genome shotgun sequence DNA:
- the LOC136495192 gene encoding G-type lectin S-receptor-like serine/threonine-protein kinase LECRK4, which produces MAALLLLSLLLQLSSTPLQAQQNITLNSSLTPQGPSTSWLSPSGDFALGFRPIEGNTSFYLLAVWFNKIGDQAVAWYAKTTDQDPAPVQVSSGSRLQLNSDGALSLQDSTGTEVWNPQIVGASYAAMLDSGNFVLATSDGSTKWESFKYPTDTILPTQVLTTGMSLRSRIIPTDYSNGRFLLDLESTGVYLYTVAVPSGHKYDPYWSIDVNTTNLVFNATGVIYIGNQSEITSWVISSIANYYLRATLDPDGVFRQYMYPKKASNQSNQAWSVVDFKPPNICEVNLTNVGSGICGFNSYCIWNGANNQSTCMCPEQYSFIDDKRKYKGCKPDFQPQSCDLDEAAVLMQFKLIPMSSVDWPLSDYEQYTPITQDQCQKLCLTDCFCALAVFHDEDNTCWKKKMPLSNGNMGDGVQRTVYIKVRNNNGTQSEIVASNKWKKDKKNWIIGSSLFLGSSVLVNILLISIILFGTYCTITINEVPSMQSSNNIGLPLKAFTYTELEKATGGFQEVIGTGASGIVYMGQLQDDLSTHIAVKKIDKLEHETEKEFTSEVQTIGRTHHKNLVRLLGFCNEGKERLLVYEFMTNGSLNRFLFGDTKLQWNIRAQLALGVARGLLYLHEECSTQIIHCDIKPQNILLDGHFTAKISDFGLAKLLRTNQTQTNTGIRGTRGYVAPEWFKNIGITAKVDVYSFGVILLELVCCRRNVELEAAEEDQKILTDWANDCYRCGRIDFLVEGDDEAISDLKNVERFVAVALWCLQEDPTMRPTMLKVTQMLDEAAAVPSPPDPTSFVSKLP; this is translated from the coding sequence ATGGCAGCTCTCCTCCTCCTGTCCTTGCTCCTGCAGCTGTCCTCTACTCCCCTTCAAGCTCAACAGAACATCACCTTGAACTCCTCCTTGACACCCCAAGGGCCTAGCACCTCTTGGCTCTCTCCATCCGGCGACTTTGCGCTCGGCTTCCGGCCCATCGAGGGTAACACCTCTTTCTACCTGCTTGCCGTCTGGTTCAACAAGATCGGCGACCAGGCAGTGGCTTGGTATGCCAAGACCACTGATCAGGATCCAGCACCGGTGCAAGTTTCATCCGGTTCACGCCTCCAGCTCAACTCCGATGGGGCGCTCTCGCTCCAGGACTCCACCGGCACAGAGGTATGGAATCCCCAAATTGTGGGTGCATCCTACGCTGCCATGCTCGATTCTGGAAACTTTGTACTGGCTACTTCAGATGGCTCTACCAAATGGGAGAGCTTCAAATACCCTACAGATACCATCCTGCCCACTCAGGTGCTCACCACTGGAATGAGCCTCCGCAGTCGGATCATCCCCACAGACTACTCCAATGGCCGGTTCCTCCTTGACCTGGAAAGTACTGGTGTGTATCTTTATACCGTTGCTGTGCCCTCCGGTCACAAATATGATCCATATTGGTCCATAGATGTGAACACCACAAATCTGGTGTTCAATGCGACTGGCGTGATATATATCGGCAACCAAAGTGAAATCACATCTTGGGTGATCAGCTCCATAGCAAACTACTACCTTCGTGCCACACTTGACCCAGATGGCGTTTTCCGACAATATATGTACCCAAAGAAGGCCAGCAACCAAAGTAATCAGGCATGGTCAGTAGTGGATTTCAAGCCCCCAAATATCTGTGAGGTAAATCTGACAAACGTTGGAAGTGGTATTTGCGGTTTTAACagttattgcatatggaatggtgcAAACAACCAGAGTACCTGCATGTGCCCAGAGCAGTACTCATTTATTGATGACAAGAGGAAGTATAAAGGCTGCAAACCAGACTTCCAGCCACAAAGTTGCGACTTGGATGAAGCAGCGGTCCTGATGCAGTTTAAGTTGATACCGATGAGCAGTGTTGATTGGCCACTCTCTGACTATGAGCAGTATACCCCCATAACTCAGGATCAGTGTCAGAAACTCTGTCTAACAGATTGTTTCTGTGCCCTTGCTGTGTTCCATGATGAAGATAATACATGTTGGAAGAAGAAGATGCCTTTGTCAAACGGCAATATGGGTGATGGTGTGCAGAGGACAGTTTACATCAAGGTACGAAACAACAACGGTACGCAGTCTGAGATTGTTGCTTCGAACAAAtggaagaaagacaagaagaattGGATCATTGGAAGTTCTTTGTTTTTGGGAAGCTCTGTCTTGGTGAACATTCTGCTCATTTCCATAATACTCTTTGGTACTTACTGTACCATCACCATAAACGAAGTCCCGTCTATGCAGTCATCAAACAATATAGGATTGCCCTTGAAAGCCTTCACTTATACTGAGCTTGAGAAGGCAACCGGTGGATTCCAGGAAGTGATTGGCACTGGTGCCTCTGGTAttgtgtacatgggccagctacAAGATGATCTCAGTACCCACATTGCTGTCAAAAAAATTGACAAGCTTGAGCATGAAACAGAGAAGGAGTTCACcagtgaagtccaaactattggTCGGACGCACCACAAGAACTTGGTCAGGTTGCTAGGATTCTGcaatgaaggaaaagaaagactaTTAGTGTATGAATTCATGACCAATGGATCACTCAACAGATTCTTATTTGGTGATACCAAGCTTCAGTGGAATATTCGAGCTCAGCTTGCTCTCGGGGTGGCAAGGGGGCTGCTATACTTACATGAGGAATGCAGCACGCAGATTATCCATTGTGACATAAAGCCCCAGAACATCCTTCTCGATGGCCACTTCACAGCAAAGATCTCAGACTTCGGCTTAGCCAAACTGCTCCGAACCAACCAGACACAAACAAATACAGGTATTCGGGGTACCCGAGGATATGTTGCCCCTGAGTGGTTTAAGAACATCGGTATCACTGCCAAGGTGGATGTTTACAGCTTTGGGGTCATCCTGTTGGAGCTTGTCTGTTGTCGGCGGAATGTCGAACTGGAGGCTGCGGAGGAGGATCAAAAAATACTGACTGACTGGGCAAATGACTGTTATAGGTGTGGCAGAATTGATTTTCTGGTGGAGGGTGATGACGAAGCAATTTCTGATTTGAAGAACGTGGAAAGGTTTGTTGCAGTGGCATTGTGGTGTCTTCAGGAGGACCCAACTATGAGACCTACAATGCTGAAGGTGACACAAATGCTTGACGAAGCAGCTGCAGTCCCGAGCCCTCCTGATCCTACTTCCTTTGTCAGTAAACTTCCATAG